One part of the Lytechinus pictus isolate F3 Inbred chromosome 3, Lp3.0, whole genome shotgun sequence genome encodes these proteins:
- the LOC129257737 gene encoding uncharacterized protein LOC129257737, protein MDVDHGSPLIMETHRSGGLKRSRDEQMGPGAKERRTRTIFNSAQIEALERIFMDVEYPDGDLKAKLAHRLEVDESTVQIWFQNRRAKKKRLQRGVPGLNSQGTYRPHHGVSHLGHLLPISDRQNYMWSTAEGVAPYPSAIHSVTRSSQCYSVHGTEMGNQNLPITWTDKTNFSSIEHDPRYSLQSQESHVASIEENSSSADPIMSSSSLPTPTSPVISPAGSEGGTIDQIRKWPVKETPTSRSAFGKLDFPKLPRVCIRHDMVQMRNSPNGVFGASSPVTSKVGKRDIVELRMNVLKKDPPKSPPPNQTCAAIPRSQRNELELALVKHGLVEETSPNGPSGSISGHRGGYISEDWSSSSEESSDSEGLAPPRRRRKVFRNIQKPPPNASCASVPLHDRTLPYLSKIPQYSSEQVPKGQAVGTSINSSSSMPLQSFDQSVHNENLSDWDTDSDDSTWAYFDQGPKKETDKSKASQKSPHDAKTGQLGPQSAPPALVPEEGSDVNSMSANKHSEREGNVGDCNDDDFSEILLAREFAEMLPSPLGTYLPIYHEEPSQSSKGCEPYRRPRILSDSALVTPRLSDYRPQPPLDINPRTSPVSTRSSDSSLSGLSSLFNIPVSPSELVKHLTDDVVGTDQSTVLEIPASSCTTESTRHLPETLLKDIHDEGMVQNFQQPMANDNNRDQFEEQNQTGSFFMNDSQGNHNEAHFRTSACKTIDGGKLQKPNSRINIPSQGIIRPIPTRPHQVATSTSDHVMVHASQSGTHKNNMMHYQNNSSNQEANLQQGAAYGQLQAHGHPYQIHSGPGFQDHVQPCPGHFRVNDQPQGVVHHQPPSMSTSQYPSRFPGDAYKARFPRHAADAPPKNVSLPIMPPQRSVLGASVPSDDNLPPNQVCTVVPDAVSSQGLMARYLAWTQGRSLHA, encoded by the exons ATGGATGTCGATCATGGATCCCCtctcataatggagacacatagATCAGGTGGTCTCAAGAGATCACGTGACGAGCAGATGGGACCAGGagcaaaag AACGCCGAACACGTACTATATTCAACTCTGCTCAGATAGAGGCTTTAGAACGTATTTTCATGGATGTTGAATACCCTGATGGTGATTTGAAAGCTAAGTTAGCACATCGTCTTGAGGTCGATGAGAGTACTGTACAG ATTTGGTTTCAAAATCGAAGGGCAAAAAAGAAGAGACTGCAAAGAGGAGTTCCAGGGCTCAATTCCCAAGGGACATACCGTCCCCATCATGGCGTGTCCCATCTCGGACATCTCCTACCTATTTCCGATCGACAAAACTATATGTGGAGCACCGCAGAGGGCGTTGCCCCCTACCCATCAGCAATTCATTCAGTCACAAGATCAAGTCAGTGCTATTCTGTTCACGGTACTGAGATGGGAAATCAAAATCTTCCGATCACCTGGACCGACAAGACGAATTTCAGCAGTATAGAACATGACCCCAG ATATTCTCTTCAATCGCAAGAATCACATGTCGCTTCCATCGAAGAAAACAGTTCTTCAGCAGACCCTATCATGAGTTCATCTAGTCTTCCAACACCCACGAGTCCTGTCATATCACCAGCTGGCTCCGAAGGGGGAACAATTGACCAAATCAGAAAGTGGCCCGTCAAAGAAACTCCAACTTCAAGAAGTGCCTTTGGAAAATTAGACTTTCCCAAACTTCCACGTGTATGCATCAGGCATGACATGGTTCAAATGAGAAATTCTCCTAATGGCGTTTTTGGAGCATCTTCACCTGTGACCTCTAAAGTTGGTAAAAGGGACATCGTGGAGTTGCGCATGAACGTTTTGAAGAAGGATCCACCGAAATCGCCACCTCCAAACCAGACGTGTGCTGCTATTCCCCGCTCTCAACGGAATGAACTCGAATTGGCTCTCGTGAAACATGGGTTGGTAGAGGAAACGAGTCCAAATGGACCAAGTGGGTCTATTTCTGGCCATCGTGGAGGGTACATATCTGAGGACTGGTCGTCGAGTTCTGAAGAATCTTCCGACTCGGAAGGATTAGCACCCCCTCGCCGGAGAAGAAAAGTATTTCGTAATATACAGAAACCACCACCGAATGCAAGCTGTGCTTCTGTCCCTCTTCACGATCGCACGCTTCCTTACTTAAGCAAGATACCTCAGTATAGTTCTGAACAAGTTCCAAAGGGTCAAGCAGTTGGAACTTCAATTAATTCGTCTAGTTCAATGCCGCTCCAATCATTTGATCAATCAGTACATAATGAAAACTTATCCGATTGGGATACTGATAGCGACGATTCCACATGGGCATACTTTGACCAAGGGCCAAAGAAAGAAACAGACAAATCAAAAGCAAGTCAAAAATCACCTCATGATGCTAAGACTGGGCAGTTAGGACCTCAAAGTGCACCACCTGCCCTTGTGCCTGAAGAAGGTTCCGACGTTAATTCCATGAGCGCTAATAAACACAGCGAACGTGAGGGAAATGTTGGggattgtaatgatgatgacttttcaGAGATTTTACTAGCCCGAGAGTTCGCAGAAATGTTGCCATCACCTCTAGGAACTTATTTGCCGATATACCACGAGGAACCCTCTCAAAGCAGTAAGGGATGTGAGCCATACAGACGTCCTCGTATTCTAAGTGACTCGGCTCTGGTAACGCCACGTCTTAGTGATTACCGGCCTCAGCCCCCACTAGACATCAATCCAAGGACATCTCCCGTCTCAACTCGGTCTTCGGACTCTTCTCTCAGTGGACTTTCATCTCTCTTCAACATCCCAGTGTCTCCAAGTGAGTTGGTGAAGCACCTTACAGACGATGTTGTGGGGACAGACCAGAGCACAGTCTTGGAAATCCCTGCTAGTTCCTGCACCACAGAGTCGACGAGGCACCTTCCTGAAACGTTGCTCAAAGACATTCACGATGAAGGTATGGTTCAAAACTTCCAACAGCCAATGGCTAATGATAATAACCGTGACCAATTCGAAGAGCAAAATCAGACAGGGTCCTTCTTTATGAATGATTCCCAAGGAAACCACAATGAAGCACACTTTAGGACGTCAGCGTGCAAGACCATTGACGGAGGAAAACTGCAAAAACCAAATAGTAGAATCAACATACCAAGTCAAGGTATCATCAGACCGATTCCAACCCGTCCACATCAAGTAGCCACATCAACATCTGATCATGTGATGGTACATGCTAGTCAATCCGGTACCCACAAGAACAATATGATGCATTACCAAAATAATTCATCCAACCAAGAGGCAAATCTTCAGCAGGGTGCCGCCTATGGCCAACTTCAGGCACACGGACATCCTTATCAGATACATTCAGGTCCGGGCTTCCAGGACCATGTCCAACCTTGTCCTGGACACTTCAGAGTAAATGACCAACCTCAAGGCGTAGTTCATCATCAGCCCCCTTCTATGTCGACTTCACAATATCCATCACGATTTCCAGGTGATGCTTATAAAGCACGCTTTCCTCGACATGCGGCAGATGCCCCTCCCAAAAATGTATCCCTCCCCATTATGCCTCCTCAGCGGTCTGTTCTAGGTGCGTCTGTTCCGTCTGACGATAACCTTCCTCCAAATCAGGTATGTACGGTAGTACCTGATGCGGTGTCGTCTCAAGGACTCATGGCACGTTATCTGGCTTGGACACAAGGAAGATCTCTTCATGCCTAA